A genomic segment from Oncorhynchus clarkii lewisi isolate Uvic-CL-2024 chromosome 12, UVic_Ocla_1.0, whole genome shotgun sequence encodes:
- the LOC139422345 gene encoding mannose-binding protein C-like isoform X1 produces the protein MALSRPLTLGLCVFSLLVLPGQMEKCECQGPRGMPGFPGSPGPRGPVGPSGGMPGLPGPPGERGPPGPPELSGVPCLVGEDERVPGPPGPPGPPGPAGATDLDLEPLQESLVKLELAINYDFTRRVDKKYFVSHKRPGSFDDAVQFCTKRGLVLALPKNEEENTALTQVFEGALKNAWLNVDNRKEGKFQVDSKGQPLTFSKWADGEPKVPDGEPKVPDGEPQVPDGEPKVPDGDRGCTMLTESGAWQVTYDCSFNAYIVCEI, from the exons ATGGCTCTGAGCAGACCTCTGACTTTGGGGCTCTGTGTCTTCTCCCTGCTGGTTCTGCCAGGCCAGATGGAGAAGTGTGAATGCCAGGGTCCTAGAGGAATGCCTGGGTTTCCTGGTTCTCCTGGCCCTCGTGGGCCTGTTGGGCCTTCTGGAG GCATGCCTGGACTTCCTggtccacctggagagagag GGCCACCTGGACCTCCTGAACTCTCTGGAGTTCCTTGTTTAGTTGGTGAAGATGAACGAGTCCCTGGTCCACCTGGTCCACCTGGACCCCCGGGCCCTGCAGGAGCTACTG ACTTAGACCTGGAACCCCTGCAAGAAAGCTTGGTCAAACTGGAGTTGG CCATAAACTATGACTTCACCAGAAGAGTTGACAAGAAGTACTTTGTGTCACACAAGAGACCGGGTTCCTTCGACGATGCTGTTCAGTTCTGTACCAAGAGGGGCTTGGTGTTGGCTTTGCCGAAGAACGAGGAGGAAAACACTGCTCTCACTCAGGTCTTTGAAGGGGCATTGAAGAATGCATGGCTCAATGTTGACAACAGGAAAGAGGGGAAGTTTCAGGTAGATTCGAAAGGCCAACCCCTcaccttttccaaatgggcagaTGGGGAACCAAAAGTGCCTGATGGGGAACCAAAAGTGCCTGATGGGGAACCACAAGTGCCTGATGGGGAACCAAAAGTGCCTGATGGGGATAGAGGCTGTACAATGTTGACCGAGTCAGGTGCATGGCAGGTGACATATGATTGCTCCTTCAATGCCTATATCGTGTGTGAGATATAG
- the LOC139422345 gene encoding mannose-binding protein C-like isoform X2: MALSRPLTLGLCVFSLLVLPGQMEKCECQGPRGMPGFPGSPGPRGPVGPSGGMPGLPGPPGERGPPGPPELSGVPCLVGEDERVPGPPGPPGPPGPAGATAINYDFTRRVDKKYFVSHKRPGSFDDAVQFCTKRGLVLALPKNEEENTALTQVFEGALKNAWLNVDNRKEGKFQVDSKGQPLTFSKWADGEPKVPDGEPKVPDGEPQVPDGEPKVPDGDRGCTMLTESGAWQVTYDCSFNAYIVCEI; this comes from the exons ATGGCTCTGAGCAGACCTCTGACTTTGGGGCTCTGTGTCTTCTCCCTGCTGGTTCTGCCAGGCCAGATGGAGAAGTGTGAATGCCAGGGTCCTAGAGGAATGCCTGGGTTTCCTGGTTCTCCTGGCCCTCGTGGGCCTGTTGGGCCTTCTGGAG GCATGCCTGGACTTCCTggtccacctggagagagag GGCCACCTGGACCTCCTGAACTCTCTGGAGTTCCTTGTTTAGTTGGTGAAGATGAACGAGTCCCTGGTCCACCTGGTCCACCTGGACCCCCGGGCCCTGCAGGAGCTACTG CCATAAACTATGACTTCACCAGAAGAGTTGACAAGAAGTACTTTGTGTCACACAAGAGACCGGGTTCCTTCGACGATGCTGTTCAGTTCTGTACCAAGAGGGGCTTGGTGTTGGCTTTGCCGAAGAACGAGGAGGAAAACACTGCTCTCACTCAGGTCTTTGAAGGGGCATTGAAGAATGCATGGCTCAATGTTGACAACAGGAAAGAGGGGAAGTTTCAGGTAGATTCGAAAGGCCAACCCCTcaccttttccaaatgggcagaTGGGGAACCAAAAGTGCCTGATGGGGAACCAAAAGTGCCTGATGGGGAACCACAAGTGCCTGATGGGGAACCAAAAGTGCCTGATGGGGATAGAGGCTGTACAATGTTGACCGAGTCAGGTGCATGGCAGGTGACATATGATTGCTCCTTCAATGCCTATATCGTGTGTGAGATATAG